A stretch of Limanda limanda chromosome 7, fLimLim1.1, whole genome shotgun sequence DNA encodes these proteins:
- the hyal3 gene encoding hyaluronidase-3 translates to MVLSHLHLHLLLLLLSLSPLPLTSLPGNFSHGNSLPLTRSPAVAAAGPILKDRPFVVVWNMPTSRCQKRFNVHLNLGDFDIVENRHQRFQGQKMTIFYRDRLGKYPYLSRDGRKVNGGVPQQGDLAAHLSLTVTQMSGLLQPNFAGLAVIDWEEWRPLWETNFGSKMEYRRLSKQLVRQARPYLSDTAVTSLARRKFEESAQLFMEETLRSAVRGHPKGLWGFYGFPACFNKHKIKTDKSYTGRCHRGTRQRNERLSWLWSQSTALYPSIYLPQRLAGSQDAALMVRHRLLEALRVASLWRRDNINHATPVLPYARLAFTHTLTFLNETDLVHTLGESASLGAAGVVLWGEMKFAKSKDQCISLRNYVQGVLGPFVRSLRSDTHRCSLQLCHGNGRCTRRRPNSGHMVSWGQALLSDPHDPSRVKALNRHFMCQCYPGWTGQECGEMMKDDSRGKNGLK, encoded by the exons ATGGTGCTGTCTCACCTCCAtctacacctcctcctcctccttctttccctctctcccctacccctcacctcactgcCTGGGAACTTCAGCCATGGgaattctctccctctcacccgCTCCcctgctgtggctgcagcaggCCCCATCCTGAAGGACCGGCCCTTCGTCGTGGTTTGGAACATGCCCACGTCGCGCTGTCAGAAACGCTTCAACGTCCACCTGAACCTGGGAGACTTTGATATTGTAGAGAACCGACACCAGAGATTCCAGGGACAG AAAATGACCATCTTTTACCGTGACCGGCTGGGGAAATATCCATACCTCTCCCGAGACGGCAGGAAGGTGAACGGAGGAGTTCCGCAGCAGGGCGACCTCGCCGCCCATCTTTCCCTTACGGTCACGCAGATGTCTGGTTTGCTGCAGCCAAACTTTGCGGGTTTGGCCGTTATCGACTGGGAGGAGTGGCGCCCACTGTGGGAGACAAATTTTGGATCAAAGATGGAGTATCGGAGGCTGTCCAAGCAGCTGGTGAGACAGGCCAGACCATATTTGTCTGACACGGCCGTGACATCACTGGCGAGGCGAAAGTTTGAAGAGAGCGCTCAGCTGTTCATGGAGGAGACATTGCGGTCGGCGGTCAGAGGTCATCCCAAGGGATTGTGGGGGTTTTATGGTTTTCCTGCCTGCTTTAATAAGCACAAGATAAAGACAG ATAAGAGCTACACAGGACGCTGTCACAGAGGGACAAGGCAGCGGAATGAGCGTCTGTCGTGGCTCTGGAGTCAGTCCACTGCTCTCTATCCCAGCATCTACCTGCCACAGCGGCTGGCAGGGTCACAGGACGCAGCTCTCATGGTCAG ACACAGGCTGCTGGAGGCCTTGAGGGTGGCATCACTCTGGCGCCGCGACAACATCAACCACGCCACACCAGTTCTTCCCTATGCCCGACtagcattcacacacactctcaccttTCTCAATGAG aCAGACCTGGTGCATACACTTGGGGAGAGTGCCTCACTGGGAGCTGCTGGAGTGGTGCTGTGGGGAGAGATGAAATTTGCCAAATCCAAG GATCAGTGCATCTCTCTCAGAAACTATGTCCAGGGCGTCTTGGGTCCGTTTGTACGATCACTGAGGTCTGACACCCACCGCTGCAGCCTTCAGCTTTGTCACGGCAATGGGCGCTGCACCAGGCGACGCCCCAACTCTGGTCACATGGTTTCTTGGGGTCAAGCTCTGCTCTCAGACCCTCATGACCCCTCCAGGGTCAAAGCTTTGAATCGCCACTTCATGTGTCAGTGTTACCCAGGCTGGACCGGGCAGGAGTGtggagagatgatgaaggaTGACAGCAGGGGAAAGAACGGACTGAAGTAA
- the amt gene encoding aminomethyltransferase, mitochondrial — MWARGLLGLGGSGVAVRVQRDELLRVFGLGCAGRRQQQRPASSAEATWKKTQLFDFHREHGGKMVEFAGWSMPVQYKDSHIASHMHTREHCSIFDVSHMLQSKVHGKDRVKFMESLVVADVAELKDNQGTLSLLTTEKGGIIDDLIVTRTDLGYLYVVSNAGCADKDSAHMKTRLAEFKAAGLDVDLEFLDEALIAVQGPSMSRVLQEGLKEDLSKLTFMTSALATVFGVPGCRVTRCGYTGEDGVEISVPQSRVVELTEKLLANSEVKLAGLGSRDSLRLEAGLCLYGNDIDETTTPVEATLVWTIGKRRRQTKDFPGADIIVPQIKAKTARKRVGLVSTGPPVRQHTPILSPDGKVIGEVTSGCPSPCLKKNVAMGYVDAAFAKNGTNIQVEVRKKAVPAIVSKMPFVPTNYYSG, encoded by the exons ATGTGGGCTCGGGGGCTGCTCGGGCTCGGGGGCTCGGGGGTCGCGGTGCGGGTTCAACGGGACGAGTTGCTGCGGGTCTTCGGGCTCGGATGTGCggggaggaggcagcagcagagaccggCGTCAAGTGCAGAG GCGACCTGGAAGAAGACTCAGCTGTTTGACTTCCACAGGGAACACGGGGGGAAGATGGTGGAGTTCGCAGGCTGGAGTATGCCCGTCCAGTACAAAGACAGCCACATCGCCTCCCACATGCACACCAGAGAGCACTGCTCCATCTTCGACGTCAGCCACATGCTGCAG AGCAAAGTCCATGGCAAAGACagagtgaagttcatggagtcTCTGGTGGTTGCAGATGTTGCAGAACTGAAGGACAACCAG GGGACGTTGTCCCTCCTCACCACTGAGAAAGGGGGGATCATTGATGACCTCATAGTGACTAGGACAGACCTGGGCTACCTCTACGTCGTGTCCAACGCTGGCTGTGCCGACAAGGACTCAGCTCATATGAAG ACCAGACTGGCAGAGTTCAAAGCTGCGGGTCTTGATGTGGATCTGGAGTTTCTTGATGAGGCACTGATTGCTGTGCAGG gcccGTCCATGTCTCGGGTTCTGCAAGAGGGGCTGAAGGAGGACCTCAGTAAACTCACCTTCATGACCTCTGCCCTGGCCACTGTGTTTGGTGTTCCCGGCTGCAGGGTCACTCGCTGTGGATACACTGGAGAGGACGGAGTGGAG aTCTCCGTCCCTCAGTCCAGAGTGGTGGAGCTGACGGAGAAGCTGCTGGCGAACAGCGAGGTGAAGCTGGCTGGTCTGGGCTCCAGGGACAGTTTGAGGCTTGAAGCCGGGCTTTGTCTCTATGGCAACGACATCGATGAGACTACCACACCTGTGGAGGCCACCCTGGTCTGGACCATAG GAAAACGTAGAAGACAGACGAAGGATTTCCCTGGTGCTGACATCATCGTACCCCAGATCAAAGCCAAGACGGCCAGGAAGAGAGTTGGTCTGGTGTCCACCGGCCCGCCTGTCAGACAACACACCCCCATCCTCAGCCCCGACGGGAAGGTCATAG GTGAGGTGACCAGTGGCTGCCCCTCTCCCTGCCTGAAAAAAAACGTTGCCATGGGTTACGTGGATGCTGCATTCGCTAAGAACGGAACAAACATCCAGGTTGAGGTCAGGAAGAAAGCAGTGCCGGCCATCGTCAGCAAGATGCCATTTGTCCCCACTAACTACTACTCAGGATAG